GGGGTCGGGCGGCTCGTGACGGTCGGCACTCGAGGTCGTCAAGATTCGTGCTCCCGGTTCTCAAGCCACGCTAGCAACCGCTCCGCTGCGTCCAACGCGGGCGAACGGACGCCCTCTTGGAAGAGCGGGTCGCGCAGGGACTCGAGGCACGACTTCGCCTCGCGCACCTCGACGGTGGCCGCCGTCAGCGCAGCGGCGTCTCCCTTCAGGGCCGCGAGGCGCGCCGCCCGCTCGACGCTCGCGAGGGCGCGCGTGGAGGCGAGGCGGACGAGCTCGACGAAGGTGCCCTCGATGCCGATCTCCGCCGCGCCCTCGCTCACCGCCAGGCGGCGGAGGAGATCGGCGACCTCGGGGTCGGCGTGGTCGGTCGCCTCGTGGAACTCCGTCGCGCCGGCGAGGGCGTGAAAGGCCCGCCGCTGCACGGGGTCGGTGAAGAGCACCTCAGAGAAGCGCCCGGCGACCTCTTCGGGGCGGTTGATCGCGAGCACGAGGGCATCCCGACCGGCGCGCGCCTCGGCGCCGTCGGGGCGCCGCCGCGGCCCCCCCTCTCCTTCGAAGCCGGGCTCGTCGCGCGGCGGCGGCCCCTCCTCCTCAGGTGCGGCCGGCGGCGCCTCGGCGGCGGGGCGCGGCGCGGCGGCGCGCGCCTCGACAGGGTGGGCGACGGCGTGCGCGAGCAGCTGGCGCAGCTGGTCGAGGCCGTGGTGGGTGCGGTCCGAGAGCCCGAGCAGGTACTCGTCGCGCACGAGCGGGCTCGGGTGCGCGGCGATCACGGCGATCGCCTCCTCGGCGCGGCGCGCCCGTGCCTCGGGGGTCGAGAGGTCGCCGCTCAGCACCTGGTCGAGGAGGAAGGCGAGGAAGGGCTTGGCGTTCGCGACCGCCTCGCGCAGCACCTCGGGCGCGCTGCGGGCGAGGTCCGCGGGGTCGCTTCCGGCCGGGAAGGCGGCGACAGCGAGCTCGAGCTCGTGGCGCCCCTCCCACTCGAACAGGCGCGCCGCGGCGTGCTGGCCGGCGGCGTCGGAGTCAAAGCACAGCACGACGCGC
This genomic window from Acidimicrobiales bacterium contains:
- the dnaG gene encoding DNA primase, with translation MAIPPEDIAKVRAAIDIVALIGERTSLRKVGTRFVGLCPFHSEKSGSFSVNAEAGVYHCFGCQASGDAISFVRAVEGCDFVEAVERLAARVGMTVRNDADPSPDGPRTRRPALYEALSAAADFYHEQLLKSPDAGRGRHYLRSRGYDGEIVRRFRLGFAPAKWDELTRALKLPAALARESGLAFENSRGRTQDTFRERLIFPIFDAGDRVIALGGRYLPEELRTMPGEAGPKYRNSPESPIYQKRATLYGLNWSKSDITLQHEAIVCEGYTDVIGFFQAGLPRAVATCGTALTEDHFRLLSRFAKRVVLCFDSDAAGQHAAARLFEWEGRHELELAVAAFPAGSDPADLARSAPEVLREAVANAKPFLAFLLDQVLSGDLSTPEARARRAEEAIAVIAAHPSPLVRDEYLLGLSDRTHHGLDQLRQLLAHAVAHPVEARAAAPRPAAEAPPAAPEEEGPPPRDEPGFEGEGGPRRRPDGAEARAGRDALVLAINRPEEVAGRFSEVLFTDPVQRRAFHALAGATEFHEATDHADPEVADLLRRLAVSEGAAEIGIEGTFVELVRLASTRALASVERAARLAALKGDAAALTAATVEVREAKSCLESLRDPLFQEGVRSPALDAAERLLAWLENREHES